TCTGTGATGACTCTGTCGTCTTGTACGGACTTGCATATTCTTCAAGTTGTGGCTGAGGTTTTGGAGGTAAACCATGTGCCTGGTCAAGATCTGGTTGTAGGAGGGATGCCAAGTGGGGAGTCGAAGGTGGTGGTGTGGACTGAAACATTTGTGGTACCTGCACAGAAAAAAGGTGGTTCCATTTTGTGGTAAGGACTTGCATAATTctaaaggcgtggaaaagtggtggAGAAAAATCTTATACCTGATGAGGAATTGGTTTCATAAGGGACCTCAACTGGAGTGCCAAAGGTGATGGTGGGGACTGGAGTATCTGTGGTACCTGCATATGAAAAGATGGTTCCATAGTGTGTTGTAGTGTTGGTGGTAGTGAAACTGGAGGCAACACTTGAGGTGGAACATGGTGAGATGACGTTGATTGTAGTGATGCCCGATGAGTCTTCGAGTGATCCTGTGATGGACCTCTTGGCAACAACTGGTTTTGTTGCACATTTGGACCACCAGTCCTTGGTGCATGGCCATGATGTAGTGGAGGCATGCGGTGTCTAATATGCTCGTTGACTCGCAAGAGGTCATTGAAGAGCCTCTTGAGATCTTCTAGACATATATCCTTTTCCCTGGAGAAGATATTATTTGCCGCCATCCCTGGGTTTTCAGCTTGCATCTTCTTGATATGCTTGAGGGAGAGGTTTGCTCTCTTCTCTAGCATTGCATTCTCCATGTCCAACCTAGCCACCTTGCTTTGCAGCGATGCAATCCTAGCTTTTCCCGCCTTGTTGGCGAGTGGATCGAGAAGTGGATCTCTTGACAAGAAAGCATCAATAATAGGTTCCACCGATGGCGTCCCAAAGGCATGCATCTTTCCTGATTCACTCTCCAGGACAACAGCAACCTTCACGCCAGTGAGGGCGGAGAGGTTACTGGCACTTTTAAACAAACCAGCACGTCGTTTGGAGAAGGTGACGCTACGCTGTTTGTCGTCATCGATGTGACAAACTCCCACACGGATCTCCCTCCTCGGCATACTCAAAAGGATAACTGGAGGACTTATTACTACAGATGGCAAGCTACAAGGATCTAACAAAAGATAGATGTATATTTACTATTGTTGTTGGCTAACTTTAGGTTAGTGGGAGATAAGTGAGGATGAGCTCCCCTTATATAGAAGGAAAGGCTTGCAAGCATAAACCTCATCTTGAGAAAACATGAAGCTTCTCTATGTTCTATGCAAGTCGTTGATTACATCCCTATCCATACATTCAAATTAACTAGGATCCAAAGTTACATCCCTTTCTGTTGAGTAGACTCAAAATTGGCAAGTCATTAATTAGCACTAAATGTGCATTAACAAATGCCAAACTTATGGCCGCCATTAATTGTTGCTCAAATATATCTTATGTGATTACATTAATTTACTTCCTTATCTAGTGTCAGTATTAATTGTTATGTGAGTTCATCCACATCCAATAAACTTTTTTTAAATGCATGCCATAGTGTCTATCCAATTCTTTTGGTTATTAATTATGACTACATCCATAGTACGAGTTAGGGATTTGGTGTAGGCAATCGTAGCCATCTAATCTAATATGGCGGTTTGAGAATTGGGTTAATATCTTAAAATTATGTCTTAATAGGCACAAATACATTTAGTCTCACAAACATATCAAGCAATTACTAGTTAGGACATGTCTTTCTAGTATGCATAATTACAAAACAATACCTATAATCTTGTGGGAGGCGGTCTTGTTTGTCTGTATCTATATGAAATATTAATATAGAAATTTTGATTTCAACATTTTACCTGTTGTGTCAATTGCATGATAGTTGGTAAAACAAAAATCTTATGTGTGTTTTGACAACCTTAAGAGTATATGTTGTTTTCTTCTAAACAAGATAATGGCTTCTAAATACCATGGGGTCTAAGAGAGGGTGTGCATTCCAGAAATCGAACGACCCAGTGCAACTGGGACAAACTCCACATCCTATACATGTCAGAATATTAACTATGATACATAGTGTAGCATCTTAATTATGTGCACTAGGTGCATTCTAATGCCATCCATCCTCTCCTAGCGAGACCCATATCCCCATTGAAACAACCAAATGAAATGTTGGTATTGGCCATAGGAGCCACTTCACCATGGTCCAGAAAGTTGTCTCTCAACAATAAATTGTGATAAATAGATATTTCATTTTGATTATTAACAAACATAGGATAATAAAGTTTACACTAACAATTTCATTTTTACAATTATTAACAATGTGCTATGTTTGAAGTACAAAATAAAAGGGACTTTGCGATTTGTGATATCTTATTTTAGGAAACACGACGAGTGTACATATAGAGAAGATGAGCACTTCACATGTAGTCATTCCTTAAAAGAGAGTACACAACCTACCGAAGCTTTTTCTTAGGGTTTGGCAAAATAGGAGGTGACCAACACTTCCCCTCTACCAGCTGATACAttttcaatgtatctataattttttattgttccattctattatattatcaatcttggatgatttatatgcatttttatactattttatatcatttttgggaactaacctattaacccggtGCCTAGTGCccgttgttgttttctgcttgttttttgttTTCCCGAAATCGgtaccaaacggagttcaaacgctatgaaactttttgacgattttttttctggacaagagagaccctagaagcttcgggaggagactaGAGGACGAACAAGGagacggcaaggcaacaaggcgcgccctagggggtggcgtCCTATTGCCTTATGAGCCCCTTgaggctccgtctgacctaattccgcttctataaattctcaaatatttagAAATAaatagagagccacccaaaacacttttcCGCTACCGCAAGCTCCTGTTCCTCcacgatcccatctagaggccttttccaatactctgccggaggggaaatcgatcacggaggccttctacatcatccttggtgccttccgatgatgcgtgagtagttgacCATAGACGTACGGTTCTATATATAGTAGCTATTGatatctactacgcaactttattcttgtagacacgtgttgggcctccaagcgcagagttttgtaggacaatagcaattttccctcaagtggatgacctaaggtttatcaattcgtgggaggcgtaggatgaagatggtctctctcaaacaaccctacaaccaaataataaaaagtcttttgtgtccctaacacacctaatacaatggcaagttgtataggtgcactagttcggcgaagagatggtgataaaagtgtaatatggatggtagaaatgtatttttataatctgaataaataaaaatagcaaggtagcaaataataAACGAgtacaaaaacggtattgcaatgcttgaaaatgaggcctagggtccgtactttcgctagtgcaatctctcatcagtgctaatataattggatcatattaacttccctcaacgtgcaacgaagaatcactccaaacttcctatctagcgaagaacataagacggaattgtttgtagggtacgaaaccacctcaaagctattctttccgatcaatctatcctagagttcgtactaaattaacacgaagttattctttccgatcgatctaaccaagagttcgtaagaaaataacaccaaagcaaatttagattcataatattcaatccaacacaaagaacttcaaatagtgccccaagatttctaccggagaacaaagacaagaacgtgcatcaaccgctatgcatagattaccccaatgtcatctcAGGAATCCGTGAATTGAGTGCCAaaatatatatcaagtgaatcaatatgataccccattgtcaccacgagtatttgatgacccacaagtataggggatctatcgtagtcctttcgataagtaagagtgtcgaacccaacgaggagcagaaggaaatgataagaggttttcagtaaggtattctctgcaagtactgaaataagtgataacatatagttttgtgatgagataatttgtaacgagcaacaagtaacaaaagtaaataaagtgcagcaaggtggcccaatcctttttgtagcaaaggacaagcctggacaaactcttatataaggaaaagcgctcccgaggacacatgggaatatcgtcaagctagttttcatcacgttcatatgattcgcgttcggtactttgataatttgacatgtgggtggaccggtgcttgggtgttgtttttaattgaacaagcatcccacttatgattaacctctattgcaagcatccgcaactacaacaaaagtattaaggtaaacctaaccatagcatgaaacatatggatccaaatcagccccttacgaagcacgcataaactagggttgaagcttctgtcactctagcaacccatcatctacttattacttcccaatgccttcctctaggcccaaataatggtgaagtgctatgtagtcgacgttcacataacaccactagaggctagataacatacatctcatcgaaatatcgaacgaataccaaattcacatgactactaatagcaagacttctcccttgtcctcaggaacaaatgtaactactcacaaagcatattcatgttcataatcaaaggggtagtaatatgcataaaggatctgaacatatgatcttccaccaattaaaccagctagcatcaactacaaggagtaattaacactactagcaacctactagcaccaatcccggacttggagacaataattggatacaagaaatgaactagggttttgagatgagatggtgctgatgaagatgttgatggagattgccctctcccgatgagaggagcgttggtgatgacgatggcgatgatttccccctccgggagggaagtttccccggcagaacagctctgccggagccctagattggttccgccaaggttccgcctcgtggcggcggagtttcgtcccgaaaggttgcttctcgtttttttctcgatgaaagacttcatatagcagaagatggtcatcggagagccaccagggggcccacgaggtaggggggcgccctagggggggggtgccccaccctcgtggacagggtgtgggccccctggtcttcatctttggcgaggatttttcattatttattataaggtattccgtggagtttcatgacttttggagttgtgcagaataggtctctaatatttgctccttttccagcccagaattcgagctgtcggcattctccctccttatgtaaaccttataaaataagagagaatagccataagtattgtgacataatgtgaaataacagcccataatgcaataaatatcgatataaaagcatgatgcaaaatggacatatcactattcaattgcaagacatataccaagtgatctcaaatccataaaaggtttcaatctgataacaacgaaatctcaaagggaaaaactcaattcatcacaagaagacagagaggggaaaacaccatatgatccaactatattaacaaagcctgcgatacatcaagatcgtgacatctcaagaacacgagagagagagagagattaaacacatagctactagtataaaccctcagcccggagggtggactactccctcctcatcgtggtggccgccgggatgatgaacatggccatcggtgatgattcccccctccgacagggtgccggaacgggatctagattagtttttggtggctacagagccttgcggtggcggaacttctaatctaggttaaccccgagggtttctgaaatttttgggaatttataggtaaagagggggtgcgggaggccatcgaggtgggcacaacccacctgggcgcgcctgggcccctaggcgcgccctggtgggttgttcccccctcggggcaccacccaggtgctgctctggcccattggtggtcttctggtccataaaaaattcacaaaaagtttcgcggtgttcggactccgtttgatattgatttcttgcgatgtaagaaacaagcaaaaaacaacaactgacactgagcactgagtcaataggttagtcccaaaaatgatataaagttgctataaaatgattgtaaaacattcaagaatgataaataacagcatggatacttcataaattatagatacgttggaggcgtatcagctatatagtagctagatgacttcttctctttcttttatctttaatacaatgttctcctcggtgttcttgaagttccattcgatgtaatcttcttttgtggtgtgtttgttgggattacatgaattgtgggtttataatatgaatattcatgagaagtaattaagttttttgaattttattatgtgttattgttatagctttgtatttctctctgatctatccgtttagtttggccaactagattgatttatcttcagtgggagaggtgctttgtgatgggttcaatcttacggtgctttatATCCCAGTGATAGAtagggacaagacacatatttatACTGTTGTCATTAAGGCTAAaacaatggggtttattcatattgattgagtttactttgtctacatcatgtcatcttgtttaaggtgttactctatttttatgaacttactaccatatatgcatgctggatagcggtcgattggtggcgtaatagtagtaaatgcaagcaggagtcggtttacttgtctcggacgtgatgcctatatatatgatcattgccttgaatatcgtcataactatgcgcttttctattaattgaccaacaataatttgttcacccatcgtatgctatgtgctcgagagagaagcctttagtgaaaactatgacccccgggtctacttATTTATATAAAAAATCCAAAATACCTTtgctgtaattttattttattttatttattttacaatTTATGTATCTACCACTCTGAGATTTGGTCCTTGCAATTAACGAATTCAAGGGGAttaacaaccctcttgcccgcgttgggtgcaagtatttgcttttgtgtatGCATGTGTTGTTCGTGAGGCTTTacgtgattctcctattggttcgataaaccttagtTCTCACTGAGAGAAATATTTATGTCTATAGTACTGCATCTCCTTTTCTTTTCGAGAAAAATCCCAACACAACTCATAAGTAGCTTGAAGAATCCCATCACCAGGTGACTGATGTCGGGCTAGGAGTGGAAGGAGGTACCTTCCACTCCTCCTACCGTGGCTGGGTGCTCGCGACGTGGATGGTTGGTGGTTTCTAGGGGCGTGGATGTCGGGGTTGCGGGCTCCAGCTTGGCTTTCAGGCAGGCTCCATGTGTGGTGGTGGCTCTACCTCTTGGTCGTGTGGGCGGCAAAGGGTGTACTGGCGGGAGGCTCTGCTATCCTTTGGCAGTGCCTAAGATCTGGTATGGATGGCTTAGCCCTCATTGCGGTGGTGATCGGGATTCCTCCTCGTAGTGTTGCTGAGTTTTCGAGCAAAAACTTTGTGCTATCCGGCGCCGACAGTGACGGCACCCATTGGTGCCGCTTGCTTTCTAAAGATGTTGTCTTGGGTCTCGTTTGTGTGTCGGGCTTCAGGTGAAAACCTCTGTCTGTTTGCTCGAGCTCGGCTCCGACGGCATCATGGAACTTAGGTGTTGTCGACGGATCTTGGCGGGGTGTTAAACTTGTTCTAGGCTCATGTTTTTATAGTTTGATCTGTTAAAAAACATTATCACCACATTAGTGTTGTTTGGTTGCTTTACATATAAAGCAGAGCAAAAAATCTATTTCGAGTAAAACTAGCGCTTAAGGCATCTACAGACGAACTTGTCGAATCCGTCCCCTTAAACGCCCGCTGACGCACTCGGGCGCGTCCGCGGGCAGTGACCGGGCATGCTTGA
The window above is part of the Triticum aestivum cultivar Chinese Spring chromosome 2A, IWGSC CS RefSeq v2.1, whole genome shotgun sequence genome. Proteins encoded here:
- the LOC123186400 gene encoding MADS-box transcription factor 57 — translated: MPRREIRVGVCHIDDDKQRSVTFSKRRAGLFKSASNLSALTGVKVAVVLESESGKMHAFGTPSVEPIIDAFLSRDPLLDPLANKAGKARIASLQSKVARLDMENAMLEKRANLSLKHIKKMQAENPGMAANNIFSREKDICLEDLKRLFNDLLRVNEHIRHRMPPLHHGHAPRTGGPNVQQNQLLPRGPSQDHSKTHRASLQSTSSHHVPPQVLPPVSLPPTLQHTMEPSFHMQVPQILQSPPSPLALQLRSLMKPIPHQVPQMFQSTPPPSTPHLASLLQPDLDQAHGLPPKPQPQLEEYASPYKTTESSQNKTIPNFGGNDIAVRASLGYDNSADAPSDQVHYNEILGMDSYMGYNGSDVGQYNMGRDEWVNAPPESSGGNDGDIDA